Proteins from one Bacteroidota bacterium genomic window:
- a CDS encoding VOC family protein: MEVLETCVYASDLEAARRFYEGVLGLPCFRFDPPRQAFFRAGSGVFLVFNPEETTRPGPLPAHGARGSVHVCFRIPETELERWRRRLQEAGYAVQEALWPGGVRSLYVRDPAGNLVELAPARIWGF; this comes from the coding sequence ATGGAGGTGCTTGAGACCTGCGTATACGCCTCGGATCTAGAGGCGGCGCGTCGCTTCTACGAGGGGGTGTTAGGGCTACCCTGTTTTCGTTTTGATCCCCCCAGGCAGGCTTTCTTCCGGGCCGGAAGCGGGGTGTTCCTGGTCTTCAACCCCGAAGAGACGACGCGTCCCGGACCGCTCCCGGCGCACGGCGCCCGGGGTAGCGTACACGTCTGCTTTCGCATCCCCGAGACGGAGCTTGAGCGGTGGCGGCGGAGGCTGCAGGAGGCCGGATACGCCGTGCAAGAGGCCCTTTGGCCGGGAGGGGTCCGGAGCCTATATGTGCGCGATCCGGCCGGGAACCTGGTGGAGCTAGCCCCGGCGCGAATCTGGGGGTTTTAG